From the Thermodesulfobacteriota bacterium genome, one window contains:
- a CDS encoding FAD-dependent oxidoreductase — MQTKYLILGAGPAGAWAVRGIRQEDKQGKIVIVGAEPYRTYSLPLLTKGYIQGRFGEDALYLVKEDFFDKNEAIFIKGRRAVRSGFQEKRVTLDDGAEINYEKLLISTGGRPRKFDIPGRNLEGIYYLRTLDDSNQIIKAANNSRQAVVIGGSFIGVELAVALREVGVPVKLIMMEKYVWQTLIPEPLGNYLIEKLVEGGVEVFPNEKVVEFEGKGGTVGSVKTESGKTYEGDLVGVGIGLDLNIDFLKGTDISVERGIRVNEFLETSIDGVYAAGDLAEFDDLILGEKHLVGHIENAQFQGRIAGRNMAGAKIPYSQVTGYDSAIFGLPLIFVGALEFGQEHWVRGMPGEPPVGSFAVRDGRIVGAFLIEPGGKGVRAVRELIQIRDIDIRKYEDGLKDPNTDLEQIVKGLE, encoded by the coding sequence GTGCAGACCAAATATTTAATTCTGGGAGCAGGACCAGCCGGGGCCTGGGCGGTGAGGGGTATCAGGCAGGAGGACAAGCAGGGGAAGATAGTCATCGTCGGGGCCGAGCCGTATCGCACCTATTCGCTTCCCCTTCTGACCAAGGGATACATTCAAGGACGGTTTGGCGAAGATGCCCTTTATTTGGTGAAGGAGGACTTCTTTGATAAGAACGAGGCGATTTTCATCAAGGGCAGGCGTGCGGTTAGGTCTGGTTTCCAGGAAAAAAGGGTGACACTCGACGACGGGGCGGAGATCAATTATGAAAAACTACTAATTTCCACCGGAGGCAGGCCGAGGAAATTTGATATTCCAGGCAGAAACCTAGAGGGCATTTATTATCTCAGGACCCTTGATGACTCTAATCAAATCATAAAAGCGGCTAATAATTCAAGGCAGGCTGTGGTCATAGGCGGAAGCTTCATAGGGGTCGAGCTGGCGGTTGCTCTTCGTGAAGTGGGAGTTCCGGTAAAGCTCATTATGATGGAGAAATATGTCTGGCAGACGCTAATACCTGAGCCTCTAGGGAATTATCTGATAGAGAAACTCGTGGAGGGCGGGGTCGAGGTCTTTCCAAACGAGAAGGTGGTCGAGTTTGAGGGCAAGGGTGGAACAGTAGGTTCGGTGAAAACCGAGAGCGGAAAGACTTATGAGGGGGATTTGGTGGGGGTGGGTATAGGGCTTGACCTGAACATCGATTTCCTCAAGGGTACGGACATATCGGTTGAACGGGGCATTCGGGTTAATGAATTTCTAGAGACCAGCATAGACGGGGTTTATGCCGCCGGAGACCTGGCCGAGTTTGATGATTTAATTCTGGGAGAAAAGCATCTGGTCGGTCACATAGAGAACGCTCAGTTTCAGGGGAGAATTGCCGGAAGAAATATGGCCGGGGCAAAAATTCCCTACTCACAGGTAACCGGTTATGACTCGGCCATTTTTGGTCTACCGCTTATTTTTGTAGGTGCCCTCGAATTCGGGCAAGAACATTGGGTCAGGGGAATGCCTGGGGAACCCCCGGTCGGTTCTTTTGCCGTTCGAGATGGCCGAATAGTTGGCGCCTTTCTCATCGAGCCGGGTGGAAAGGGGGTAAGGGCAGTGCGGGAACTAATACAAATTCGAGACATTGACATAAGAAAATACGAGGACGGGCTGAAGGACCCTAATACGGATTTGGAACAAATAGTGAAGGGTCTTGAATAA
- a CDS encoding MaoC/PaaZ C-terminal domain-containing protein: MGLNREYIGKEFSPIVYEVTEEAIHKYAWAIGARNLTYFNYDGALSPEGPLGMAPPSFAVVYELPLLEEIWTDEGLHGGREQAARNVLMLVHGEQEMHFYKPIRPGDKITAVAKIKSIEDKGSGELIVFNVASRDQNGVKVVDSVWGIFIRGIGSGQKPKNDGKKEPVALGGESPLAFRRIIRVSEDITYRYAEASNDRNPIHIDEKVAKAAGLKGIIVHGLCTMSMAMRAIIECYADSNPALLSRINVRFSSPVYPGDVLVADGWEIGRQDGRTILGFEVTRQEDDIKVIKGGIAEVAI; the protein is encoded by the coding sequence ATGGGCCTTAACCGGGAATACATAGGCAAGGAATTCAGTCCGATAGTTTACGAGGTTACTGAGGAGGCTATACACAAGTATGCCTGGGCTATTGGAGCCCGTAACCTAACCTACTTCAATTATGACGGCGCCTTAAGCCCGGAGGGACCGCTGGGCATGGCTCCTCCGAGCTTCGCTGTTGTCTACGAGCTTCCTTTACTCGAAGAAATATGGACTGACGAAGGTCTTCATGGAGGAAGGGAGCAAGCGGCACGTAATGTTCTCATGCTGGTCCATGGCGAGCAGGAAATGCATTTCTACAAGCCGATTCGACCCGGGGATAAAATCACCGCCGTAGCTAAGATAAAGAGCATAGAGGATAAGGGCAGCGGCGAGCTCATAGTTTTTAATGTTGCTTCGAGGGACCAAAACGGGGTTAAGGTTGTAGACTCCGTTTGGGGAATATTCATAAGGGGCATCGGAAGCGGGCAGAAGCCCAAGAACGACGGGAAGAAGGAACCGGTTGCGCTAGGTGGAGAGAGCCCCCTGGCATTCAGGAGGATTATAAGGGTGAGTGAGGACATCACCTATAGATACGCCGAAGCATCCAATGACCGGAACCCGATTCATATCGATGAAAAGGTGGCCAAAGCAGCCGGGCTTAAGGGGATAATCGTGCACGGTCTTTGTACGATGTCTATGGCCATGAGGGCCATAATCGAGTGCTACGCCGATAGCAACCCGGCCTTGTTGTCCAGGATCAACGTACGGTTCTCCAGCCCGGTCTATCCCGGTGATGTTCTCGTTGCTGACGGGTGGGAGATAGGCAGGCAGGATGGAAGGACCATACTGGGTTTTGAGGTGACGAGACAGGAGGATGATATCAAGGTTATAAAGGGCGGGATAGCCGAGGTGGCTATTTGA
- the hflX gene encoding GTPase HflX, whose amino-acid sequence MARLYRRRIPPKEVITLELGRTLSQISSDIERAISILIDRRGKVEAVFVGESYEVPFDKILERHREAKYRLRGYRLVHTHLKNPPLTHSDLVTLLNERLDLIGALEVRDGGLHGKFEVAHILPPNSREEMWRIITYNDLGRIDINFEEFIRDIESEIEKAYFQFGGRSEKEGVFLVGFSTKHRAEAQESLDELESLALSADKVVLDKTVQVRKQIDPRYLIGKGKLEEVILKAKQVGAETLIFDVELTPAQVRGISDETNLQVVDRTQLILEIFSRHATTSEGKIQVQLAQLRYTLPRLTGKGVELSQLGGGIGTRGPGEKKLEEERRRLRKQIERYEKQIEELSRRREHTRKHRRETGVPTVTLIGYTNVGKSTLFNALTKSGVVVQNKLFSTLNPTTRRLMLPSGREILITDTVGFIRNLPKELVTAFRATLEELGGSSLLVHVADCSDPMVEERIESVENILRAAGYDSVPRIIVFNKIDSVPSQVTKDGLKSRYKGTLVSALNKETLDDLLEKLDEEIKFLEIGRQTQITKSNLSEAKA is encoded by the coding sequence TTGGCCAGGCTTTACAGAAGAAGAATCCCACCTAAAGAAGTAATAACCCTGGAACTGGGAAGAACGCTTTCCCAGATATCCTCCGATATAGAAAGAGCAATAAGCATTCTCATAGACCGAAGGGGAAAGGTGGAAGCTGTATTTGTAGGCGAGTCCTATGAAGTGCCTTTTGACAAGATTCTGGAGAGGCACAGAGAGGCAAAATACAGACTGAGGGGATATCGCCTAGTTCATACCCACCTTAAAAATCCCCCCCTTACCCATTCAGACCTGGTTACCCTGCTGAACGAAAGGCTTGACCTGATTGGTGCACTAGAGGTAAGAGACGGCGGTCTTCACGGAAAATTCGAGGTGGCGCATATTCTTCCGCCAAATTCCAGGGAGGAGATGTGGCGGATAATCACGTACAACGACTTGGGAAGAATTGATATAAATTTTGAAGAGTTCATAAGAGATATTGAGAGCGAGATAGAAAAAGCGTACTTCCAATTTGGCGGGAGGAGTGAAAAAGAAGGCGTCTTTCTGGTCGGCTTTTCCACCAAACACCGGGCAGAGGCTCAGGAATCGCTAGATGAGCTCGAATCACTGGCACTCTCTGCAGACAAAGTGGTGTTAGATAAAACGGTACAGGTTAGAAAGCAAATAGACCCCAGATACCTCATCGGAAAGGGGAAACTGGAAGAGGTAATCCTGAAAGCGAAGCAGGTCGGCGCTGAGACTCTTATTTTTGACGTCGAGCTTACCCCAGCACAGGTGAGAGGGATCTCCGATGAGACCAACCTGCAAGTGGTAGACAGGACACAATTGATATTGGAAATCTTTTCAAGACACGCCACCACCAGCGAGGGAAAAATTCAGGTTCAGCTTGCACAGCTACGCTACACCCTACCCCGGCTTACCGGCAAGGGCGTCGAACTATCCCAACTAGGGGGCGGAATCGGCACCAGAGGGCCCGGAGAGAAGAAGCTTGAAGAGGAAAGAAGAAGATTGAGAAAACAGATAGAGCGCTACGAAAAACAGATCGAGGAGCTTAGCCGGAGGCGTGAACACACCAGAAAGCACCGAAGAGAAACCGGCGTTCCCACCGTCACCCTAATCGGTTATACCAATGTGGGGAAATCCACGCTCTTTAACGCTCTCACTAAAAGCGGGGTGGTAGTGCAGAACAAGCTCTTCTCCACTTTAAACCCCACTACCCGGAGGCTTATGCTTCCCAGCGGAAGAGAGATACTCATAACCGATACGGTCGGATTCATAAGGAATCTGCCCAAGGAGCTGGTAACCGCATTTCGGGCCACCCTCGAAGAATTGGGAGGGTCCTCTCTTCTAGTTCATGTAGCTGACTGTAGCGACCCGATGGTAGAGGAAAGAATAGAATCGGTCGAGAACATACTGAGAGCGGCCGGCTACGACTCGGTCCCCAGAATTATAGTATTCAACAAGATAGATTCCGTCCCATCCCAGGTAACCAAAGATGGATTAAAGAGCAGATACAAAGGAACTCTGGTATCAGCACTAAATAAAGAAACACTTGATGACCTACTGGAAAAACTGGACGAGGAAATAAAATTCCTCGAAATCGGCAGACAAACTCAAATAACTAAGTCTAATCTATCGGAAGCTAAAGCCTGA